The following are from one region of the Sphingomonas sp. J315 genome:
- the egtD gene encoding L-histidine N(alpha)-methyltransferase gives MLKREIEDGQAGLADPAFRADVLNGLAARPRAIPARWFYDRRGSELFEAITRLPEYYPTRTETALLERVCPEVAREVGLGGAVVEFGSGSSAKTPILLRAVRPAAYVPIDISGEFLRASAREIAAQFPVMAVEPVEGDFLKPLKLPAGIGGLARLGFFPGSTIGNMTPVAAVDLLRAMRASLGEGSALLIGIDRIKDPAVLVPAYDDAAGVTAAFNLNLIERINAELSGTIPVDAFAHVAKWNDDLARIEMHLEAKRAVAFEVDGRGFAIAAGETIHTENSHKYGDRDARLLLAAGGWSVTRAWTDDAGLFALYLAQARAAEVAP, from the coding sequence ATGCTGAAGCGGGAAATCGAGGATGGTCAGGCGGGTCTGGCCGATCCGGCGTTTCGCGCGGATGTGCTGAACGGGCTGGCAGCGCGGCCACGCGCGATTCCGGCGCGCTGGTTTTACGACCGGCGCGGGTCGGAGCTGTTTGAGGCGATCACGCGGTTGCCGGAATATTATCCGACGCGGACCGAAACGGCGCTGCTCGAGCGTGTGTGCCCGGAGGTAGCACGCGAAGTGGGCCTGGGCGGTGCGGTGGTCGAGTTTGGGTCGGGTTCGTCGGCCAAGACGCCGATCCTGCTGCGCGCGGTGCGCCCGGCCGCCTATGTCCCGATCGACATTTCGGGCGAATTCCTGCGCGCGTCCGCGCGGGAAATCGCGGCACAGTTTCCGGTGATGGCGGTCGAGCCGGTGGAGGGGGATTTCCTGAAGCCGCTCAAGCTGCCCGCAGGAATTGGCGGATTGGCGCGGCTGGGCTTTTTTCCCGGATCGACGATCGGCAACATGACGCCTGTCGCCGCAGTCGACCTGCTGCGCGCGATGCGGGCGTCGCTGGGCGAAGGGTCGGCGCTGTTGATCGGGATCGACCGGATCAAGGATCCCGCAGTGCTGGTTCCCGCCTATGACGATGCGGCTGGCGTGACGGCGGCGTTCAACCTCAACCTGATCGAGCGGATCAATGCCGAGCTGTCGGGCACGATCCCGGTCGATGCGTTTGCGCATGTGGCGAAGTGGAACGATGACCTTGCGCGGATCGAGATGCATCTGGAGGCGAAACGCGCGGTGGCGTTCGAAGTGGATGGACGCGGCTTTGCAATCGCGGCGGGCGAGACGATCCATACCGAGAACAGCCACAAATATGGGGATCGCGACGCACGGCTGCTGCTCGCGGCAGGCGGGTGGAGCGTGACGCGCGCATGGACCGATGATGCCGGGCTGTTCGCGCTGTATCTGGCGCAGGCGCGGGCGGCGGAGGTTGCGCCGTAG
- the egtB gene encoding ergothioneine biosynthesis protein EgtB — translation MRTSASPVACSSTLETRFRKVRALTANLAASLSDADACVQSMDDASPAKWHLAHTTWFFETFVLRDHVPDYRLHDDRFPFLFNSYYEAEGQRHARARRGMVTRPTLDEVLAYRAAVEAAVIDALPDLPEAVLALVELGCHHEEQHQELLLTDLLHLFSCNPVEPAVWPGDPKVPVAMPGPMGWIEGAEGVAEIGATGDGFAFDCEGPRHRVLLHPHAIADRTVTNGEWAAFIADGGYRDPRHWLSDGWAWVQAQRIEAPLYWEMRDGGWTRFGLDGRRPIDPAAPVTHVSFFEADAYASWAGARLPTEAEWEVAATGHDPVGGNQLDRAGPVEPRPSPTGPAFFGDVWEWTGSAYRPYPGFAAAEGAVGEYNGKFMSGQFALRGGSCATPRGHARASYRNFFYPHQRWQFTGVRLAKDL, via the coding sequence ATGCGAACGAGTGCGAGTCCCGTCGCGTGCAGTTCAACGCTTGAAACGCGGTTCCGCAAGGTTCGCGCGCTGACCGCCAATCTCGCCGCCTCGCTGTCCGACGCCGATGCGTGCGTCCAGTCGATGGACGACGCCTCCCCCGCCAAATGGCATCTGGCGCATACGACCTGGTTCTTCGAGACGTTCGTATTGCGCGATCATGTGCCAGACTATCGGCTGCACGACGACCGCTTCCCGTTCCTGTTCAACAGCTATTACGAGGCCGAGGGACAGCGCCATGCGCGGGCGCGGCGGGGGATGGTGACGCGGCCGACGCTGGACGAGGTGCTGGCGTACCGCGCGGCGGTGGAAGCGGCGGTGATCGACGCGCTGCCGGATTTGCCCGAGGCGGTGTTGGCGCTGGTCGAGCTTGGCTGTCACCATGAGGAGCAGCATCAGGAGTTGCTGCTGACCGACTTGCTTCATCTGTTTTCATGCAATCCGGTCGAGCCGGCGGTGTGGCCGGGCGATCCGAAGGTGCCGGTGGCGATGCCGGGGCCGATGGGCTGGATCGAAGGTGCCGAGGGTGTCGCCGAGATCGGCGCGACCGGCGATGGCTTTGCGTTCGATTGCGAAGGACCGCGCCATCGCGTGCTGCTGCATCCGCATGCGATTGCCGACCGGACGGTGACCAACGGCGAATGGGCGGCGTTCATCGCCGATGGCGGTTATCGCGATCCGCGCCACTGGCTGTCCGATGGTTGGGCATGGGTGCAGGCGCAGCGGATCGAGGCACCGCTTTATTGGGAGATGCGCGACGGCGGTTGGACGCGGTTCGGGCTGGACGGGCGGCGGCCGATCGACCCCGCCGCGCCCGTGACGCATGTGAGTTTCTTTGAGGCCGACGCCTATGCCAGCTGGGCAGGCGCGCGATTGCCGACCGAGGCGGAGTGGGAGGTCGCGGCGACGGGACATGACCCGGTGGGCGGCAACCAGCTCGACCGCGCCGGGCCGGTCGAGCCGCGCCCCTCCCCCACCGGCCCTGCCTTCTTCGGCGATGTGTGGGAATGGACCGGGAGCGCCTATCGCCCCTATCCCGGCTTTGCCGCCGCCGAGGGCGCGGTCGGCGAGTATAATGGTAAATTCATGAGCGGGCAGTTCGCCCTGCGCGGCGGAAGCTGCGCAACGCCGCGCGGCCATGCGCGCGCCAGCTATCGCAACTTCTTTTATCCGCACCAGCGCTGGCAGTTCACCGGGGTGCGGCTGGCGAAGGATCTGTAA
- a CDS encoding cob(I)yrinic acid a,c-diamide adenosyltransferase, whose translation MVKLNKIYTRTGDDGTTGLVDGSRVAKHDARMAAIGDVDEANSAIGVAIAAIGEDYPARLLTTIQNDLFDLGADLATPSEDFEPGEMSLRIVPAQVARLEVAIDAANESLSPLTSFILPGGSAGAAAVHLARAIVRRAERSATAAAAQVAINPQAIAYLNRLSDLLFVLAREMNQSASGDVLWTPGAHR comes from the coding sequence GTGGTCAAGCTCAATAAGATTTATACGCGCACCGGCGATGACGGCACCACCGGTCTGGTCGACGGGTCGCGGGTGGCGAAGCATGACGCTCGCATGGCCGCGATCGGCGATGTCGATGAGGCGAACAGCGCGATCGGGGTCGCGATTGCGGCAATCGGCGAGGACTATCCGGCGCGGTTGCTGACCACGATCCAGAACGACTTGTTCGACCTGGGTGCGGACCTGGCCACACCGAGCGAGGATTTCGAGCCGGGCGAGATGAGCTTGCGCATCGTCCCCGCGCAGGTCGCGCGGCTGGAGGTCGCGATCGACGCAGCGAATGAATCGCTGTCCCCGCTGACCAGCTTCATCCTGCCCGGCGGATCGGCGGGCGCGGCTGCGGTGCATCTCGCACGCGCGATCGTGCGGCGGGCGGAGCGCAGCGCGACCGCGGCAGCAGCACAGGTTGCGATCAATCCGCAGGCGATCGCGTACCTCAACCGGTTGTCGGACCTGCTTTTTGTGCTGGCGCGCGAAATGAACCAATCGGCGTCGGGCGACGTTTTGTGGACTCCAGGGGCGCATCGCTGA
- a CDS encoding twin transmembrane helix small protein: MQLFLVLLLVAAMLATVFALIKGIVAFLRTTEAELKSGEGPSASALKSNKAMQQRILFQGIAIAIVALLLLLASNG, translated from the coding sequence ATGCAACTCTTCCTCGTCCTGCTCCTCGTCGCCGCGATGCTTGCGACCGTCTTCGCCCTCATCAAGGGAATCGTCGCATTCCTGCGCACGACCGAGGCGGAGCTGAAATCGGGCGAGGGGCCGAGCGCGTCGGCGCTGAAGTCGAACAAGGCGATGCAGCAGCGCATCCTGTTCCAGGGCATCGCGATTGCCATCGTCGCGCTGTTGCTGTTGCTCGCCAGCAACGGCTGA
- a CDS encoding sterol desaturase family protein — MFLAILLSALAMTLIVGVRYLIVSGAFAWATRVRHPGLYAGLDGQMRREVIWSLASAAIYGIPAGIVAWGWQNHGWTRIYTDVADYPLWYLPLSVFLYLFAHDTWFYWTHRWMHRPRLFRIAHAVHHDSRPPTAWAAMSFHPVEALTGAVVIPSLVFVIPVHVGALGFVLGIMTVMGVTNHMGWEVFPRVMWRGPLGAWLITASHHQRHHEQYGCNYGLYFRFWDRLCGTDRGIGDFEKAHARAAARSPSAPPGGLAGQQHRR, encoded by the coding sequence ATGTTCCTCGCCATCCTCTTGTCGGCGCTCGCGATGACCCTGATCGTCGGGGTCCGCTACCTGATCGTCTCGGGCGCCTTCGCCTGGGCGACGCGGGTGCGACATCCCGGCCTGTACGCCGGGCTCGACGGCCAGATGCGGCGCGAAGTGATCTGGAGCCTCGCCAGCGCCGCCATCTACGGCATCCCGGCCGGCATCGTTGCGTGGGGCTGGCAGAATCACGGCTGGACACGGATCTACACCGATGTCGCCGACTATCCGCTCTGGTACCTTCCGCTCTCGGTCTTCCTCTACCTCTTCGCCCACGACACCTGGTTCTACTGGACGCATCGCTGGATGCACCGCCCCCGACTGTTCCGCATCGCGCACGCCGTCCATCACGACAGCCGTCCGCCAACCGCCTGGGCGGCAATGAGTTTTCACCCCGTAGAGGCGCTGACCGGGGCCGTGGTAATTCCGTCACTGGTCTTCGTGATTCCGGTTCATGTCGGCGCATTGGGCTTTGTGCTTGGAATCATGACGGTTATGGGTGTGACCAATCACATGGGGTGGGAGGTGTTCCCGCGGGTGATGTGGCGGGGGCCACTTGGGGCGTGGCTGATCACCGCGAGCCATCATCAGCGGCACCATGAGCAATATGGGTGCAACTATGGTCTCTATTTCCGTTTCTGGGACCGGCTGTGCGGCACCGACCGGGGGATTGGCGATTTCGAAAAAGCACATGCGCGCGCTGCTGCCCGCAGCCCTTCTGCTCCTCCCGGCGGCCTCGCCGGTCAGCAGCATCGACGTTGA
- a CDS encoding DUF2141 domain-containing protein, producing MRALLPAALLLLPAASPVSSIDVEFTGLRDAKGVLQICLTARPDSFPDCKDDPRAVSRTISAAHPATRFEGLATATYAVAVIHDANSNKKLDTMMGIPREGFGFSRNPVITFGPPKFKAASFPLDGAKQQVKMKYML from the coding sequence ATGCGCGCGCTGCTGCCCGCAGCCCTTCTGCTCCTCCCGGCGGCCTCGCCGGTCAGCAGCATCGACGTTGAGTTCACCGGGCTGCGCGATGCGAAGGGGGTGCTGCAGATCTGCCTGACCGCGCGCCCGGACAGCTTCCCCGATTGCAAGGACGACCCCCGCGCCGTCTCGCGCACCATTTCCGCCGCGCACCCGGCGACCCGCTTCGAAGGACTGGCCACCGCCACCTATGCCGTCGCGGTGATCCACGACGCGAACTCGAACAAGAAACTCGACACGATGATGGGCATCCCGCGCGAAGGCTTCGGCTTCAGCCGCAACCCCGTCATCACCTTCGGCCCGCCCAAGTTCAAGGCAGCCAGCTTCCCGCTCGACGGCGCGAAGCAGCAGGTGAAGATGAAGTATATGCTTTAG
- a CDS encoding MipA/OmpV family protein, whose product MRLLVPALLASAFATPAVAQDGAPPAEQAEVANEARARLSIGGGAAWIPDYEGSDDSRWTPLPAANGTVAGMSFTVLGNRASLDVIPDVADKDWNLQLGPVAVINLNRTNRDAIADPRVRALGEVDTAVEVGGYAGIAKTGILHDYDTLSASLSYRHDVTKIHRSGIFTPSVTYTTPLSTKALVSLFATAEIVEDRYARTYFGVTPTGSVLSGLPAFTPEGGQKDITFGGMFTHSLTGNLTKGLALVAGGTYKKLIGDFADSPLVAIAGSRHQWTGGAGLALTF is encoded by the coding sequence ATGCGTCTCCTCGTCCCCGCGCTCCTCGCTTCAGCCTTCGCCACTCCCGCCGTCGCGCAGGACGGGGCGCCCCCCGCCGAACAGGCCGAGGTCGCGAATGAGGCGCGCGCGCGGCTCAGCATCGGTGGCGGCGCGGCGTGGATCCCCGACTATGAGGGGTCGGACGACAGTCGCTGGACGCCCCTGCCTGCCGCCAACGGCACCGTCGCGGGGATGAGCTTCACCGTGCTCGGCAACCGCGCCAGCCTCGACGTCATTCCAGATGTTGCGGACAAGGACTGGAACCTCCAGCTCGGCCCCGTCGCGGTCATCAATCTCAACCGCACCAACCGCGACGCGATCGCCGACCCGCGCGTGCGCGCGCTGGGAGAGGTCGACACCGCAGTCGAGGTCGGCGGATATGCCGGCATCGCCAAGACCGGGATCCTCCACGACTATGACACGCTCTCGGCCAGCCTCAGCTACCGCCACGACGTGACCAAAATCCACCGCAGCGGCATCTTCACCCCCTCGGTCACCTACACCACCCCGCTCAGCACCAAGGCGCTGGTATCGCTCTTCGCCACGGCGGAGATCGTCGAAGACCGCTACGCCCGCACCTATTTCGGCGTCACCCCCACGGGCAGCGTGCTCAGCGGCCTGCCCGCCTTCACGCCGGAAGGCGGACAGAAGGACATCACCTTTGGCGGCATGTTCACCCATTCGCTCACCGGCAACCTGACCAAGGGTCTCGCGCTGGTCGCGGGCGGCACCTACAAGAAGCTGATCGGCGACTTCGCGGACAGCCCCCTCGTCGCCATCGCCGGCTCGCGCCATCAATGGACCGGCGGCGCGGGGCTGGCGCTGACCTTCTGA
- the thiC gene encoding phosphomethylpyrimidine synthase ThiC, translated as MADIPAKTELAVTTGAIRGSTKIHVGPRKVAMREIHLEPSSGEPPVRVYDTSGPYTDPQARIDIMAGLQELRRDWIRDRGDVEEVTQREVRPEDNGQLGPDRSGGVQPFPNVRKKVLRAKPGMNVSQMHYARAGIVTPEMEYVATRENLGRQMLAEYVRDGESWGASIPDYVTPEFVRDEVARGRAIIPNNINHPESEPMAIGRNFLVKINANIGNSAVASDVAQEVDKMVWAIRWGADTIMDLSTGRNIHDTREWILRNSPVPVGTVPIYQALEKVGGIAEDLTWEIFRDTLIEQAEQGVDYFTIHAGVRLPYIPMTAKRVTGIVSRGGSIMAKWCLAHHRESFLYEKFDEITEIMKAYDIAYSLGDGLRPGSIADANDEAQFAELYTLGELTKRAWEQDVQVMIEGPGHVPMHKIKENMDKQLQACGEAPFYTLGPLTTDIAPGYDHITSGIGAAMIGWYGTAMLCYVTPKEHLGLPDRDDVKVGVVTYKLAAHAADLAKGHPAAKVRDDALSRARFEFRWRDQFNLSLDPDTAEQYHDQTLPAEGAKTAHFCSMCGPKFCSMKITQEVRDFAAKQNQDADGFIAAQSVDVAEAEEGMAQMSRVYDEMGRELYLGSGGREHD; from the coding sequence ATGGCCGACATCCCCGCAAAGACCGAACTTGCCGTCACCACCGGAGCGATCCGCGGATCGACCAAGATCCATGTCGGCCCGCGCAAGGTCGCGATGCGCGAAATCCATCTCGAACCGTCGAGCGGCGAGCCCCCGGTCCGCGTCTATGACACCAGCGGCCCCTATACCGACCCGCAAGCCCGCATCGACATCATGGCGGGCCTCCAGGAACTGCGCCGCGACTGGATCCGCGATCGCGGCGACGTGGAAGAGGTGACCCAGCGCGAGGTGCGCCCGGAGGACAACGGCCAGCTCGGCCCCGACCGCAGCGGCGGCGTCCAGCCCTTCCCGAACGTGCGCAAGAAGGTGCTGCGCGCCAAGCCCGGCATGAATGTCAGCCAGATGCACTATGCGAGGGCCGGCATCGTCACGCCCGAAATGGAATATGTCGCCACCCGCGAAAATCTCGGCCGCCAGATGCTCGCCGAATATGTCCGCGACGGCGAAAGCTGGGGCGCGTCGATCCCCGACTATGTCACCCCCGAATTCGTCCGGGACGAGGTCGCCCGCGGCCGCGCGATCATCCCCAACAACATCAACCACCCCGAGTCCGAGCCGATGGCGATCGGCCGCAACTTCCTGGTCAAGATCAACGCCAATATCGGCAACTCCGCCGTCGCGTCGGACGTGGCGCAAGAGGTCGACAAGATGGTGTGGGCGATCCGCTGGGGCGCCGACACGATCATGGACCTGTCGACCGGCCGCAACATCCACGACACCCGCGAATGGATCCTGCGCAACTCGCCCGTCCCCGTCGGCACCGTCCCGATCTATCAGGCGCTCGAAAAGGTCGGCGGCATCGCCGAAGACCTGACCTGGGAAATCTTCCGCGACACGCTGATCGAACAGGCCGAGCAGGGCGTCGACTATTTCACCATCCACGCCGGCGTCCGCCTGCCCTATATCCCGATGACCGCCAAGCGCGTCACCGGCATCGTCTCGCGCGGCGGCAGCATCATGGCCAAATGGTGCCTGGCGCACCATCGTGAGAGCTTCCTCTACGAGAAGTTCGACGAGATTACGGAGATCATGAAGGCGTATGACATCGCCTATTCGCTCGGCGACGGCCTTCGCCCCGGATCGATCGCCGACGCCAATGACGAGGCACAGTTCGCCGAACTCTACACGCTGGGCGAACTGACCAAGCGCGCCTGGGAACAGGATGTTCAGGTGATGATCGAAGGCCCCGGCCATGTGCCGATGCACAAGATCAAGGAGAATATGGACAAGCAGCTGCAGGCCTGCGGCGAAGCCCCCTTCTACACGCTCGGCCCGCTCACCACCGACATCGCCCCCGGCTACGACCATATCACCAGCGGCATCGGCGCCGCGATGATCGGCTGGTACGGCACCGCGATGCTCTGCTACGTCACGCCCAAGGAGCATCTCGGCCTCCCCGACCGCGACGACGTCAAGGTCGGCGTGGTGACCTACAAGCTGGCAGCCCACGCCGCCGACCTCGCCAAGGGCCACCCGGCGGCCAAGGTCCGCGACGACGCGCTGAGCCGCGCCCGCTTCGAATTCCGCTGGCGCGACCAGTTCAACCTGTCGCTCGACCCCGACACGGCCGAACAATATCACGACCAGACGCTACCGGCGGAAGGCGCCAAGACCGCCCATTTCTGCTCGATGTGCGGCCCCAAATTCTGCTCGATGAAGATCACGCAGGAAGTGCGCGACTTCGCGGCGAAGCAGAATCAGGATGCGGATGGCTTCATCGCAGCGCAATCGGTGGATGTGGCTGAAGCCGAGGAGGGCATGGCGCAGATGAGCCGGGTGTATGACGAGATGGGGCGGGA